Genomic window (Planococcus sp. MSAK28401):
GAAAAGTCATAGATAATATCGAAAAAGTGATTATCGGGAAACGTGAAATCGCCGAGTTGAGTTTGGTCGCTTTGTTATCGCACGGCCATGTTTTGCTTGAAGATGTTCCAGGTGTCGGTAAGACAATGCTTGTCCGGGCGCTGGCAAAATCAGTTGGAGCGGATTTCAAGCGCATCCAGTTCACCCCGGATTTGCTGCCTTCAGACGTAGTGGGTGTCTCCATCTACAACCCGAAAGACATGCAATTCCATTTCCGGCCAGGCCCAATCATGGGCAATATCGTCTTGGCGGATGAAATCAACCGAACGTCACCAAAAACGCAGTCCGCATTATTGGAAGCGATGGAAGAGGCGTCGGTCACGACAGATGGCGTGACGATGCAGATCCCTAAACCATTTTTCGTCATGGCGACACAAAACCCGATTGAATACGAAGGAACCTATCCATTGCCGGAAGCGCAATTGGACCGCTTTTTGCTAAGAGTGAAAATGGGTTATCCGACGCGGCAAGAAGAAATCGAAGTATTGACACGTTCCCAGTCGATTCCGCCAATCGAAGAACTTGAATCCGTGTTGACGCTGGAAGAATTGCTCAAATTGCAGGAGGAAGTGCGGACGATTCGTGTGGACGAGACGATTCGTACCTATATTGTAGAACTCGCGACCCAAACCCGCCGCGATCCTTATGTTTATCTTGGTGTCAGCCCGCGCGGCTCGATTGCCTTGATGAAGGCAGCTCAAGCCTATGCCATGCTCAAAGGGCGTGATTATGTCACTCCGGATGATATCCAATATTTAGCGAAATTCGTCTTTGGCCACCGTATTATGCTCCGTTCGGAAGCCCGCTATGACGGCATTACAGCCGAAGAACTGACAGAGCGCATCATTGCCAAGACGCGTGTTCCTGTACAAAGGCTTGTGAATCAATGAAGCGGGTCAAACAAATTTTAGGTTCTTCGGGCAGGATGATCTTTGTGCTCATCCTGCTTTTTTTGACTTTTTCGTTCGCCATGTTTCAAGGCGGTTTCGTCAGTTGGTTCATTTTCTACGTATCTGTGCCTTTCATTCTCTACTCTGTCTTGTTGTCGTTCTATCCGTTGCGGAATTTGCGCGCAGAACGGATAGTCCACACCCCACGAGTGCGGAATGGCCATCGCTTTTCGGCCACTGTCACCGTACGGCGGGCGTTCCCGTTTCCGTTGCTTTACACCGTCCTCGAAGAACAGTCGCAATCTGCACGGCTTAAAGTCCGTATGGCCGATGCAGGCCGTCAGCTGTTGCTCCCTGGGTTTCGCCGGGAATTTTCCTGGACTTATGAAATCGGGGAGATGCCAAGAGGCGAGCATGTTTTAGAAGGTGTCACGGTAGAAACCGCTGATTTTTTCGGATGGGTAAAAAAACGCCAGCTGTTGCCAGCACGACAGTCCATCTTGGTTTATCCGAATACTGTTGAAATGATGTACCGCCCGATTGGTTCCAGTTTTGACCAGGGCTCCATCGCAGCGCCATTTACCTTAGTGAAAGATACGACAATGGCGAGTGGGATCCGTGATTATCAGCCCGGAGATCGGGTCTCGTGGATACATTGGAAATCATTTGCGCGAACGCAGACGATGCGCACGAAAGAATTCGAAGACCGTCAATCGCAGGATTTATTCTTGCTTGATGACCGTTCCCCGTCCGAAAGCTTCGAAATTCAAGTCGAGCTGATCGCTTCGATTCTCACTTCTGTGGTGGCATCCCATGCCAGTGTCGCCTATTTATCCGCCGGCACGCCGCGAGCATTTTTCCCGCTGATCCAAAGCGATGAACAATTGCAGCGCGCACTCTATCATTTGGCGAAAGTCCAGGATGATTTGGACCGGCCGATCGAAGCAGTGGTCGGACAGGATCTGAAGCAAGTTCGCGTGTCGAGCCTGGTCTATGTAACAGGTTCGTTGTCCCGCGAAATGGTCGATGAAATCCGCCGAAACGTAACAAGCTTGAGCCAGTGTTTATGCCTGGTCGTAACAGAAGCAGGGCAGTCAATCACCCCGGAAGACGAAAAAAACCATCAATATGCAAGGTCCAAAGGGTTCCATGTGAAAGTTATCGGGCCAGAGAATTTCGCTTCGGCGTTTATGGAGGCGAACCGTTCATGACATCCATCAGAAAAAATAAAGTATTTATGGGCTTACTATATATCTTGGTGTTTTTCCTATTGTCTGAATGGCTGCGCCCTGTCATCGAATTAACCGAGACCGGACATCACGAGCTGTTTTTGGTATTTGTGGCATTGGGTCTCGTTATGGCGTTCTTCGACGTTCCGTGGTGGATCACCGGTCCCTTGAAGTTGTTCTATATTCTGTGGTTCATCGTCTATGTTTACACAGGAAATCTCTTCTTTACGGCAGAAAGCATACGGTTTGTCGTAGAGCAGGCGAGCATCAGCTTATCGGCGCTCTTCAGCCAAGATTGGCAAGCGACCACTGATGTATTTCGCACTGTCCTGTTTTTTGCGCTGTTATGGATGGCCATCTATCTTATCCATTATTGGGTCAGTTTCCGTCTGAGCATCTTCCTCTTCTATCTATTGACGGTCATTTTCGTTGCTGTTCTGGATACGTTCAGTCCTTATTCGGGTGATGCAGCGATTGTCCGCATCATGGTCATTGGTTTATTGCTGGCGGGTTTATTGCATTTGGCCAGATGGATGGAACGTCACGGAGCAGCGGCCAAGACGGATAAATTACTAGTTTTTTCGATCCCGTTATTATTGCTGTTGGTCGCTTCAACCGCACTTGCGTTCTATTTACCGAAAGCAGAGCCGATTTGGCCGGATCCTGTTCCGTACATTACCTCCTATTCCGGAAAAGGCGGTGTTGGTGAAGGAGGCGTCGGACGCATAGGCTACGGCGTCGATGATTCACAGCTTGGCGGCTCTTTCGAGTCTGATGATACCACCGTCTTCAGGGCGGAAGTCGAAGAAGGCCAGTACTGGAAAGTTGAAGTGAAAGACGTCTATACGACAAAAGGATGGGAGCTTTCTGAAGAAGATGCACAAGAACAGCTTTACCAAAACGGCGATGAAGTCGCGACAGACTTTCCCCCAACAGGGGAAGAGCGTTCTTCGGCACTCGTCGATATGCAGCTGCCATTCCCGTTCGTTCTCTATCCTTACGGCACTGCTTCTTTCTTAATGGAAGAAACACTGGATTATCGTTACGATCCAATTCAACAGCGTTTCGACACATTACAGGAGAATGCCGCTTTTGAACCAGATGTCTATGAAGTGTTCTATAGCGAACCTTCCTATAGCCTGACAGCATTGCGTGAAACAGATACAGAAGATCTGTCTGAACTACCTTCAGAGTACGATCGCTACTTGCAATTGCCTGACGAATTGCCTGAGCGGGTTGGGGAACTGGCACAAGAAATCGCCGCCGGGTCAGATACTGTTTATGGCCAGGCGCAGGCAGTCGAACGCTATTTTGGCACCAACGGGTTTGAATACAGCCAAAGCGGCATCGCTGTTCCCGAGGAAGACCAAGATTATGTTGATCAATTCCTTTTTGAAACGCAGCGTGGGTATTGCGATAATTTCTCAACTTCAATGGTCGTTTTGCTGCGTTCGCTCGATATTCCTGCGCGCTGGGTAAAAGGCTTCAATGAAGGGGAAGTCATTGATACAGTGGATGGCTACGATGTATACGAAGTTACCAATAACAACGCGCATTCTTGGGTAGAAGCTTATATGCCAGGCGTGGGCTGGATGATGTTCGAACCAACCATCGGCTTTACCGGTGCCTCATCGATTGATTTCGATTTGGAAATCGATACGTCCGAACCGGAAGAAGAGGAGATGCCGGACCGCCCTGAACCCGAACCCGAAGCACAGCCAGAACAATCGGACGGCGACGCAGGAACAAACGCCGGCCCGACGGTGGGTGAGCGTTTCCTTGCTTTTGTCTCCGAACAGGCTGGCAAGCTCATCGCAGCAACAATTGGTTTGCTGTTGCTCGCATTCATGCTCTTCAAGGTCCGTAAAAAATGGATGCCCAAAGTGCTGATTCCGTATTACCGCAGAAAAGTAGGGGACGCGGAAACCTTTGAAAAAGCCTATCTGCGGCTCTTGAAGCAGTTGGAACTTTATGGAATAAAACGGGCTCCGGGTCAAACCTTGCGTTCATACGCCGAATACGTCGATTCATTCTTTGGAACGAAAGAGATGACGGAGTTGACGGCAGCGTATGAAAAATCCGTTTACGGCGGGGACGCCCAATCCGTTGATTGGCCGAAACTGAAGGAAAGTTGGGAAAATTTAATCAATCGGACAAGCGGTTGATTTTGAAAACACTAGCCTGTACAATTGAGAAAATTATAGAATACAGTGCCCTCATATATGTCCGATGATACGGTTCGGATGTCTCTACCAAGTCACCGGAAATGACTTGACTATGAAGGCGGATGACGCATGCTTATTTGCATGCGCATTCGTCTTTTTAACGTAGAGGACAAGAACGCGAGGAGTGATTTTTCGCGTTCTTTTTTATATTGTGGCCTGAATCGAATAGAAGAGGTGAAGGATTTGCCAGTCAGCCCTATGTTAAAGGAACAGAAAAAAATCGTCGTCTTGGATTTCGGCAGCCAATACAACCAATTGATCACACGCCGCATCCGTGAAATCGGTGTCTATAGCGAACTCCACCCGCACACGATTACCGCGACTGAAATCAAGGAAATGAACGCAACGGGAATCATCTTCTCAGGCGGACCGAATTCCGTCTATGACGAAAATGCATTCTCCATCGATCCGGAAATTTTTGAAATGGGACTGCCGATACTAGGCATCTGCTACGGCATGCAATTGATGGCATTGCGTATGGAAGGGAAAGTCGAAAAAGCTTCTAACCGCGAATACGGCAAAGCCGAATTGACCTTGACGAAAGAAAGCTCCATTTTCAAAGATGTGCCAGAAGAACAAATCGTCTGGATGAGCCACGGCGACCTTGTCACAGCGGCACCTCCTGGATTTGATGTCATCGCTACAAGCCCTGGCTGCCCGATTGCAGCAATGGCAAACGAAGAGCGCAAACTGTATGGAGTCCAGTATCACCCGGAAGTACGCCACTCCGTTTACGGAAATGAAATGCTGCGCCAGTTCGTCTTCGATGTCTGCGGCATGAAAGACGAATGGTCGATGGAAAACTACATCGAATTGGAAATCGCGAAAATCCGTGAGCAAGTGGGCGACAAGAAAGTCCTTTGTGCACTAAGCGGCGGCGTCGATTCTTCTGTTGTTGCCGTCTTGATCCATAAAGCAATCGGCGATCAATTGACGTGCATGTTCGTAGACCACGGCCTGCTTCGCAAAGGGGAAGCTGAGAGCGTCATGAAAACCTTCGCCGACGGTTTCCATATGAACGTCATCAAGATCGATGCCCGCGAGCGCTTCATGAAAAAACTTGAAGGCATCAGCGACCCTGAACAAAAACGTAAAATCATCGGCAATGAATTCATCTATGTGTTCGACGATGAAGCAGAGAAACTGAAAGGCATGGACTTCCTTGCCCAAGGGACGCTCTATACAGATATTATCGAAAGCGGCACAACGACTGCCCAAACAATCAAATCCCACCACAACGTGGGCGGGTTGCCTGAAGACATGCAATTCGAATTGATCGAACCGCTCAACACCTTGTTCAAAGATGAAGTGCGTGCACTTGGCACTGAACTTGGCATGCCTGATGAAATCGTTTGGCGCCAGCCATTCCCGGGCCCAGGCCTTGGCATTCGTATTATGGGAGCGGTCACGGAAGAAAAACTCGAAATCGTCCGCGAATCGGATTGGATTTTGCGCGATGAAATCAAGAAAGCCGGCCTTGACCGCGACGTCTGGCAATACTTCACAGTGCTTCCGGATATCCGCAGCGTCGGCGTCATGGGCGATGCCCGCACATACGATTATGCAATCGGTATCCGCGCAGTTACTTCAATCGACGGCATGACATCCGACTGGGCGCGTATCCCATGGGATGTGCTCGAGAAAATCAGCGTTCGCCTCGTCAACGAAGTAGATCACATCAACCGTGTATTATACGATATTACGAGCAAGCCACCTGCAACTATCGAGTGGGAATAGAAACAAACGGCTGCTAATAGCAGCCGTTTTTCTATTTTACGAACTTTCAGTTAAAAAAATAGATAATTGTTCGTGTTTCACCTTGTTTTTCCATACCTATCGTGGTATTCTATAAATGAAATTAAATAAGCTTGTCGTATAAATTCAGGAATATGGCCTGAGAGTTTCTACCGGTTCACCGTAAATGATCCGACTACGATTTTTTGTCCGCCTTATAAAATAGGCGGACTCTCTGTTTTCGGACGGGGATAATCGGACGCATACGGCAAATCGCTGTATGCGTTTTTTTCGTAGACTTATACAAAAGCATACGGAGGAATTATGCATGAAGAAGTATTTTCAATTTGAAGAACTTGGAACAAACTATCGTCAGGAATTTATTGGCGGTTTAACTACATTCTTGGCAATGGCTTATATCTTGGTGGTCAACCCGTTGACGCTGACCATGGACTCGATTCCTGATTTGGATCCTGCCCTCCGAATGGATTACGGAGCAGTATTTATGGCAACGGCTTTAGCAGCCGCTATCGGCAGCCTGTTAATGGGAATCGTCGCTAAATACCCGCTTGCTCTAGCGCCGGGCATGGGGCTCAACGCTTTCTTCTCCTATACAGTTGTTCTTACGTACGGAGTGCCTTGGCAAACTGCCTTGACCGGCGTGTTGGTTTCAGGATTAATTTTTATTCTGCTGACTTTGTCAGGCATTCGCGAAACAATCATCAACGCCATCCCGGCTCAACTGAAATATGCAGTGGGTGCCGGCATCGGACTTTACATTACATTTATCGGTCTACAGAATGCGGGGATTGTTGTAGGAAATCCCGATACGCTTGTTGGGCTTGGTGATTTGACGACCGGTTCAGCTCTGCTCGCGATTTTCGGTTTGTTTGTCACAGTGATCATGATGGTTCGCGGAGTGAAGGGTGGAATTTTCTTCGGGATTTTAATCGCTGCTGTAGTCGGGATGATCTTCCAAGTAGTCAGCTTGCCGACGGCTATCATCGATTTGAATGTCCCAAGCCTCGCACCGACATTCGGTGTTGCGCTTGAACCGATCTTCAACGACCCAGGTTCATTGATGACCATTCAGTTCCTTGTCATCGTCCTAACATTTTTGTTTGTAGACTTTTTTGATACAGCTGGAACGTTGGTGGCAGTAGCGAATCAAGCGGGCTTAATGAAGGATAATAAATTGCCGCGCGCTGGAAAAGCTTTGCTTGCGGATTCAATTGCGACAGTGAGTGGAGCGATCTTCGGCACGTCAACAACAACTTCATACATCGAATCGACAGCCGGTGTAGCGGCTGGAGCGCGTTCCGGTTTTGCTTCAGTGGTTACAGGGATCCTTTTCTTGGTTGCGATTCTTTTTTACCCATTATTGTCAGTGATCACAAGTGCGGTGACAGCGCCTGCGTTGATAATCGTTGGAGTCTTGATGGTGTCGGCTCTTGGCCAGATTGAATGGGGTAAATTTGAAATCGCTGTTCCAGCATTTCTCACAATGATTGCAATGCCGCTTGGTTATAGTATCGCAACCGGCATCGCGATCGGATTCATCTTCTATCCAATCACGATGATGGTCGCGGGAAGAAGAAAAGAAATCCACCCTATCATGTATGGACTGTTTGTTATCTTTGTATTGTATTTTATATTTCTTGCTTAATAGAGAAGCTGTCGACTTATGTCGGCGGCTTTTTTATGTCTATAAGAAATCTTTCTTCTATATAGTAGGAAACCTATTTAAACGAATTGTTAATGATTGGTTCATTTATGATTATCTTTCTATTTACGTACATCATTATTAACGGTTGGAGGAGGAGGGAAGTATTTGTATGAAAGGAAGCGAACTCCTTTCAAAACTGTAATAATTTTTTAGTTGAATATTAAGAATATTACGTTATAATAAGAAGAGTAAAAGTTTCTCATAAAAGCTTGACGGGATTTTTCTAGCGTGCTATATTAGTCAAGTCGCCAAGAGAGGCGCACAACATGAACCTTGAAAACTGAACAGCAAAACGTCAATAATACAGCCGCGAGTGATCGCGGCACAACTACTGATCAGCTTCGGCAGATCAAGCGAATCGCGCGTCTTTTAGACGGCGATACGCCAGCAGTATTGAGCAATCAACTACTCTATAATGGAGAGTTTGATCCTGGCTCAGGACGAACGCTGGCGGCGTGCCTAATACATGCAAGTCGAGCGGAGATGTTGGAGCTTGCTCCAACATTTTAGCGGCGGACGGGTGAGTAACACGTGGGCAACCTGCCCTGCAGATCGGGATAACTCCGGGAA
Coding sequences:
- a CDS encoding NCS2 family permease, translated to MKKYFQFEELGTNYRQEFIGGLTTFLAMAYILVVNPLTLTMDSIPDLDPALRMDYGAVFMATALAAAIGSLLMGIVAKYPLALAPGMGLNAFFSYTVVLTYGVPWQTALTGVLVSGLIFILLTLSGIRETIINAIPAQLKYAVGAGIGLYITFIGLQNAGIVVGNPDTLVGLGDLTTGSALLAIFGLFVTVIMMVRGVKGGIFFGILIAAVVGMIFQVVSLPTAIIDLNVPSLAPTFGVALEPIFNDPGSLMTIQFLVIVLTFLFVDFFDTAGTLVAVANQAGLMKDNKLPRAGKALLADSIATVSGAIFGTSTTTSYIESTAGVAAGARSGFASVVTGILFLVAILFYPLLSVITSAVTAPALIIVGVLMVSALGQIEWGKFEIAVPAFLTMIAMPLGYSIATGIAIGFIFYPITMMVAGRRKEIHPIMYGLFVIFVLYFIFLA
- a CDS encoding DUF58 domain-containing protein; its protein translation is MIFVLILLFLTFSFAMFQGGFVSWFIFYVSVPFILYSVLLSFYPLRNLRAERIVHTPRVRNGHRFSATVTVRRAFPFPLLYTVLEEQSQSARLKVRMADAGRQLLLPGFRREFSWTYEIGEMPRGEHVLEGVTVETADFFGWVKKRQLLPARQSILVYPNTVEMMYRPIGSSFDQGSIAAPFTLVKDTTMASGIRDYQPGDRVSWIHWKSFARTQTMRTKEFEDRQSQDLFLLDDRSPSESFEIQVELIASILTSVVASHASVAYLSAGTPRAFFPLIQSDEQLQRALYHLAKVQDDLDRPIEAVVGQDLKQVRVSSLVYVTGSLSREMVDEIRRNVTSLSQCLCLVVTEAGQSITPEDEKNHQYARSKGFHVKVIGPENFASAFMEANRS
- a CDS encoding AAA family ATPase, with the translated sequence MKATERLGKVIDNIEKVIIGKREIAELSLVALLSHGHVLLEDVPGVGKTMLVRALAKSVGADFKRIQFTPDLLPSDVVGVSIYNPKDMQFHFRPGPIMGNIVLADEINRTSPKTQSALLEAMEEASVTTDGVTMQIPKPFFVMATQNPIEYEGTYPLPEAQLDRFLLRVKMGYPTRQEEIEVLTRSQSIPPIEELESVLTLEELLKLQEEVRTIRVDETIRTYIVELATQTRRDPYVYLGVSPRGSIALMKAAQAYAMLKGRDYVTPDDIQYLAKFVFGHRIMLRSEARYDGITAEELTERIIAKTRVPVQRLVNQ
- a CDS encoding transglutaminase TgpA family protein; translation: MTSIRKNKVFMGLLYILVFFLLSEWLRPVIELTETGHHELFLVFVALGLVMAFFDVPWWITGPLKLFYILWFIVYVYTGNLFFTAESIRFVVEQASISLSALFSQDWQATTDVFRTVLFFALLWMAIYLIHYWVSFRLSIFLFYLLTVIFVAVLDTFSPYSGDAAIVRIMVIGLLLAGLLHLARWMERHGAAAKTDKLLVFSIPLLLLLVASTALAFYLPKAEPIWPDPVPYITSYSGKGGVGEGGVGRIGYGVDDSQLGGSFESDDTTVFRAEVEEGQYWKVEVKDVYTTKGWELSEEDAQEQLYQNGDEVATDFPPTGEERSSALVDMQLPFPFVLYPYGTASFLMEETLDYRYDPIQQRFDTLQENAAFEPDVYEVFYSEPSYSLTALRETDTEDLSELPSEYDRYLQLPDELPERVGELAQEIAAGSDTVYGQAQAVERYFGTNGFEYSQSGIAVPEEDQDYVDQFLFETQRGYCDNFSTSMVVLLRSLDIPARWVKGFNEGEVIDTVDGYDVYEVTNNNAHSWVEAYMPGVGWMMFEPTIGFTGASSIDFDLEIDTSEPEEEEMPDRPEPEPEAQPEQSDGDAGTNAGPTVGERFLAFVSEQAGKLIAATIGLLLLAFMLFKVRKKWMPKVLIPYYRRKVGDAETFEKAYLRLLKQLELYGIKRAPGQTLRSYAEYVDSFFGTKEMTELTAAYEKSVYGGDAQSVDWPKLKESWENLINRTSG
- the guaA gene encoding glutamine-hydrolyzing GMP synthase → MLKEQKKIVVLDFGSQYNQLITRRIREIGVYSELHPHTITATEIKEMNATGIIFSGGPNSVYDENAFSIDPEIFEMGLPILGICYGMQLMALRMEGKVEKASNREYGKAELTLTKESSIFKDVPEEQIVWMSHGDLVTAAPPGFDVIATSPGCPIAAMANEERKLYGVQYHPEVRHSVYGNEMLRQFVFDVCGMKDEWSMENYIELEIAKIREQVGDKKVLCALSGGVDSSVVAVLIHKAIGDQLTCMFVDHGLLRKGEAESVMKTFADGFHMNVIKIDARERFMKKLEGISDPEQKRKIIGNEFIYVFDDEAEKLKGMDFLAQGTLYTDIIESGTTTAQTIKSHHNVGGLPEDMQFELIEPLNTLFKDEVRALGTELGMPDEIVWRQPFPGPGLGIRIMGAVTEEKLEIVRESDWILRDEIKKAGLDRDVWQYFTVLPDIRSVGVMGDARTYDYAIGIRAVTSIDGMTSDWARIPWDVLEKISVRLVNEVDHINRVLYDITSKPPATIEWE